The Vagococcus penaei genome includes the window CAAATGTTGATAAAGCGACTGAAAAGTTACTAGTTACCAAAATTCGTCAGCATTATCCTGATGATCAGATTATCGGTGAAGAAGGATTAGGCGACCAAGTCACTGATTTATCGGGTAGAGTCTGGGTAATCGATCCAATTGACGGGACGATGAACTTCGTCAAACAAGGTGAAAATTTTTGTATTATGATTGGAATTTTCCAAGATGGACAACCAATACTTGGCTTTATTTATGATGTGATGGCTAACCGTTTTATTTATGGTGGTGCATCAGTCGGTGTCTTTTGTAATACAACAAAATTATCACCAGTTGCTGACCAATCTTTAGAAGAGGGTATTTTAGCAACAAATGGCTTTATGTTTTCTCATAATGTTCATGGTACACAAAAAATCGGTTTAGATGCACTAGCAGTCAGAATTTTAGGTTGTGCAGGTTTAGATTTTATGAATGTTATATTAGGTAAACAATGTGCCTATATTTCTA containing:
- a CDS encoding inositol monophosphatase family protein produces the protein MTEKELMLQVKQWVLDAGEYVKVELAKGFQVQEKSGRSDLVTNVDKATEKLLVTKIRQHYPDDQIIGEEGLGDQVTDLSGRVWVIDPIDGTMNFVKQGENFCIMIGIFQDGQPILGFIYDVMANRFIYGGASVGVFCNTTKLSPVADQSLEEGILATNGFMFSHNVHGTQKIGLDALAVRILGCAGLDFMNVILGKQCAYISNLAPWDYAAGMALAEPLGLICSNLTDETYNLLGGRSYFVVATKTAYDDIKRRVF